AAAAGGTTTGAGcaaagggaaagggtgtgtagagcatgatttctatacattgtcataagccccaatgttattttgaattaaaaagtcatctaaaccttttttgaagtaatctactgtatttgctgtgaccagctcctgcAGCTATCCTAGAGATTCACagcccttactgtaaagaatgcttgtcgcctcttatgactgaatctttttccagGCGTAGGCAGCGgccccttgttttttgagggggtttaacacagaatagTTTCATCATGGATGGAGTGACATGAACAACTGCATCCAACGACTGTCCTCAGCTATTATGTGTTCCCAAGCGGCAGATAACTGCTGGGTCATGTGCAATgtggggacacatcactgctaATGTCAGTCATTGTCTGCAGTAGTGCGCTTGACGCTCTCCACCCAGAAATGTGTGCAAGGAACCAGGAAATAACTAAGCAGAGCTAAGGAGCTGAAACAGGGCCgtgtagagcaggggtgcacaacctgcggccctcgataccattctgtgcggccctcaACCATCTGGTAAAAgacatgtacagttgtgttcaaaattattcaacccccactgaaattgagtgttttggccagtttgacattgattttgatcatttcagtcatcttgtttacaattaaatcaaagaggcacttgtaagtcagacaaatatcacataacatttataatgaaataaccacaaatgtattttctgtgctcacatcattatcagttttattcaacccccaagtgacattcaatcttagtacttagtacaacatccttttccagttataacagcttttaaacgtgaagcatagcttgacacaagtgtcttgcagcgatctacgggtatcttcgcccattcttcatgggcaaaaggctccagttcagtcacattcttaggcttgcgcgctgcaactgctttctttaagtcccaccagtggttctcaatcggatttaagtctggtgactgcgatggccacttcaaaatatttcagcctttaatctgcaaccatgctctagtggacttggaggtatgcttgggatcattgtcctgttgaaaggtccaacgtctcccaagcctcaggtttgtgacggactgcatcacattttcatccaatatctcctggtactgaagagaattcatggtaacttgcacacgctgaagcttccctgtacctgtagaagcaaaacagccccaaagcatgattgaccccccgccatgcttcacagtaggcaaggtgttattttcttcataggccttgttcttcctcctccaaacatagcgttgatccatgggcccaaacagttctaattttgtttcattagtccacagaacactatcccaaaacttttgtggtttatccacatgacttttggcatactgcagtcaactcttcttattctttggagacagcaagggggtgcacctgggagttctggcatggaggccttcattacgcagtgtgcgccttattgtctgagctgaaacttcagtacccacatctgacaaatcttttttcagttcctcagcagtcacacagggacttttctccactttgcgcttcaggtagcacacagcagtcgaagtcagcatcttctttctgccacgaccaggtagcgtttcaacagtgccctttgccttgaatttgcgaatgatgcttcctatggtgtctattggtatgtttaacatctttgcaatcttcttatagccattgcccttcctgtgaagagaaatcacctcttctcttgtattcctggaccattctcttgtcttcaccatgtttgtaaacacactagtaaatgtctagaaggagaggagtatcacagtccttttaaatctgcctaattggtgcttattatgcttgattgctgctccttgacatccacaggtgttttcaatacctgatcgaaaacacttgaatgaacctctgttcttaagagtggtagtctttaaggggttgaataattgtgtcaatgaagaaatcccccaaaaaacatttaatactgtattacaaaaacaattgatgtcattttagttgtatttggttctttaaaaagtccttgtaagatttcattctgaacacaattacaaatgtacactaaattccctaaaaccctttacagcattgggggttgaataattttgaacacaactgtatctcTATGTCTTGTGAATGCTcatatgtatctttcatgtattctcccattatatgggagtactagaagtgtaaatagacattaatggtatgtttaatatgccataaatacagtatttcagttggtaatatcattttaagttttatttttggcccttggaattggttcaggctgaacatgtggcccccaaccaaaaAAGATTGTGCACCCCTGGTGTAGAGCATATGAGTACACGCTGCTGGGACTGATAAAAAAATTCCCAAAGGATGGACAACCGCTTTTTGGATTAGGGAAATCCTCAGATTTGCTCTACTTTGGATCAGTTGCAGAGGAAATAATAGTGGTGTTGATGTCGATACAATAGTGTGTGATTTTAGCTATACTTGGTAGTGGAGTTACATCTTACAAGCCTGTAAATTCAGATTGTCCGGCACCTTACACTCCACccattaatgtatttttttttcatatatatatatatatatatatatatatatatatatataatcctgtTCAATGTATTTATATGTACATTTTTTGGTAACATGGACAGGGCCAGATTTTGGGCAACCTAGAAGCAAAGGCCTAGCCATATGGAATAAAAATGTACCACACCGGCAGTACTGCGTCATATGCAAGTTAGTGATTAGGTGATAGCACATACAGAGCAACCAAGTGACTAAGTAACGGTAAGCAGTACATGCTGCTTCTATATGGTTCCTAACCTCCACCTGTAAGCAGGAGATGACTGGCCATAGAcactacagggaaacttcctggtAGGCCGATACCCAGGGGGACCCCTCAGCCCTCCTCACGGCTGCCAGCCATGGTAAGTCATGATCTCACTCTCCCCTCCTGACTCCTAAATTCAGCTGTATTGCAatcctgaggcaactggagtagaaggacagaaaatggcagctggcgctgagagacagtttttgggggggtattttgtgctgctgaggCAGTGTTTTGTGATAcactatggtatttggctctgctgaggtggtattatgTGCCTcagtatggtattgctggccctgcctacttgtgttggccctgctttCTGTCTATTTGGACTCGTTTACAAAATGgggatatttttcttttttttttatccagggccagattaagttcccagtccacccctgcctgTGAGCAATGTGTGTGCCGGGTGGGGGGGTTGCCTTGACATATTTCCATGAAACCCATACTGTACCCTGTGGCCAGAATGTTGACCTCATTGTTATATTTCTCATGTTCAGCTCACTATATATGCAGCCAATAAGAAATTATCAACGTTAGCAGTAATAAAATCAGACATTATGGTGTGAAAGGGATGCCTAATTATTTCTGAAGAGCTGATTCCATTACTGTACTTGTCTAATTAACATtgtcatataaaaataaattcgtTTTTGTGAGAAACAACGAGAGATAACACAGAAGTAATAAGTGCTGCATTTCGTATCTAAATAGCTGTAGAGATGTCGATAAACGTAATTAATGACTgtataataaccccccccccccccgacggatttaaaggaaaatgtatATTCATTATGCATCACCAACAACCCAAGACAGAAACGTAACATAAATCAGATGGCAGTTATTTATTCAGAATCCTACACACTTagcaggcagccattttatctAATGACCTATAAGGTAGTCCATGGTGTATTGCTAAaggacatagggggagatttatcatctccctgcgCCAGAAAATTGCCCGTATGTGTTTGCAACTTTTGAAAtgcaacttaaaaaataaaaatcacaaagtGCATCTCAAGGGCAAGAAGAAGGCGTGACCATAATCATcagcaaatttatcttcatttatgccagttttatgGCACGCACGAATGAAGCAAGAAATCTATGGCAGTTCAgccatagatttctgtttaggcacaTGGACTTCCGAATGGATGAGACTAATTAATAAGGAGGTCTGCGCCTCGTCATATATTAGGTGGATCCTCTggcagcgcaggggatatcaagactggcGCATAAAGTGCTGGTCTTGATTAATCTTCCCCGTAGTACCCTGCATGTGAGAAATGCCTTCTGCAGTACGGTAGTGGTTGGCTACATACCTGTTCACCCTCAAAATTCTTGCCTCCACCATCCACAAGTGTGAAGCCAACGGTAAGGAAAGTATTTCACTGgctaatttagaaaaaaaaatgaattaaacttAAAGGAATAGGAACAACTCTCCAGTCCCGTATGTTGTACCTGGTCTTACATAATAGCTCTATTCACCTGCCTGGAATTGAGCTACAATACCAGGCACAACTTTGGACAGATATGGTGCTGTTGCAGGGAGAAAGCAGTCATGTCTTTCTAATCCTGTACTACCCATTTAATGAGCTATTCTTTTACAATCACCTCCTTCTCTACCTATCATGCCGGTGTGGTGTTAGGAAAAAAAGAAGCCTGGAAATTAATGAGGACAGAGTTTTCAATCTATCCTTCGAATCATGTGGCCCATTTTATCCCGTATTAAGGAAAGAAATTCAGAGGTCTAACATTCTAAGATATTTTACCGGAGTCATTGGTTAGAGTTGTTTAGTTATAGTTTGATATTTGTTGTATTGAGGGTATGCCACTGCTCCCTACGGGTTTAAATGCACAGCTAGTCCAGCCTCCATTCAAGCCATTCATTCAGCTGATGAGTATCTCGTTTGACTCCTTGAGCAGTTGCATCTGGGCGGTTGAATCTGTTGGCTGGTTGCCAGGCTGTCCCTGTTATTGGTTTTTAGAGGaaccaagaaaacaaaaccacttTTCTAGTTTTAGGTTCAGACAAAGCAGTATAGTGTAAATGTAGCATTACATAACCAATGGCCATCCATGTCAATGCTAAGATAGTAACAGGAACATTCCCCCCATGATGGCCATATGCCATAAGACATATGGACACAAACTGTTCTAATCAGCCATTGTAATTCAGTTAATAATTAACAGTTTATTCCCATGAAAGTATTTTATAACATATTGATAGTACATATCATAAAGcattgatcagtgagggtccctcCACCAGGGCTACCACTGAGAGATGGTTTCAGTCCCACCCACCCTACAGAACACAATGTATGGTCTATGTCATGTGAAatagatggtgttacagaaaactctCTTGGTTCAGGTTACTTACATAGGAATTTGTAGTTACTTACATATATATTTCTAGCATTGCTGCAAGTTTGagtgttatttttctgttctataTTATGAATAGTATTAATAGATCCACTTATAGGAAACATTATTACTATACTTCTGTCAAAACTAATTAGGCAGCTTAAAAGCCAGGGTATTAAAATTTTCTTCCTAGACACAATTTCAGCATGAAAATCAGATGGTCAGTGGATTGATATAATTCCATAAAGCAAATCCTAGTGACCCATCCCCTGTATTTCTCATCTTAACATGAGATGCGATGTGACTGTGCAGCATGATCCTGATTAGTATGCCATTAAggagaggagagaaaaaaaaaaacttcagggCTCTGAAGTCACATCATGACAGTACAAGTGAAACATGTTTCACTAATGCAGCCTTAATTCATTTTGTTTCTGCAGAGAGAGCAAGCTCACAATGCTACTTCGAGAGTCTCTGGGGAACATGAACTGCCGCACTACAATGATAGCTCATATTTCGGCTGCTGCAGGAAACTATGCTGAGACACTGTCCACTGTCCAGATTGCTTCCCGGGTGCTGAGGatgaagaaaaagaaaaccaAGGTAAGAGATGCTTGATTCAGATTTCCGTTGTCATGTTATCATAGGCAGAGTTCAGTTCAATAAAGCAACAGATTGTGGGATATGTGTTTGTTTTAGATGAGTGAGATGAACATCAGAACAGTATGAGATATGGATAGATGCAGATCTAGAGACCTAGGTAGCATTGTactcacatacatacatactagcATGATGTCCTTTATGTTTATATTATCTGTATATCCATCAAAATGTGTGGATCCCAAAATCTGTATAGGAATTATTCCAAAAATACTAATTTATTCAGTGAAAGATGATATTCCTAAATGAAATATTATTGTACCCTTTCTAATGTAGGTCCTATATTTACTGTATAAGCTTTTTTTATTACCcaaattttttcattatttttacagTCCCTACGGTGTGAGTAGTGATTCAGTTCTGCATAATAGGCTTAATATAAAGATATAAAAAACTTAAAAGATATGTTTGTTTAAATTAGTTTACATTGTCATTTATCTATTGATAGTCATATTATCTGTAAAGGCAATTCTCTTTAGTAAAGCAACCATTGACATAAGGCACAATGTTACTTTtgcatgctttttttttacattttacatgttCTCAGATGATTTTCTACTTATTCATATTAACAGTATACATCAAGTTCATCTGGAGGAGAGAGTTCCTGTGAAGAAGGACGAATGCGCAGGCCAACTCAGCTGAGACCATTCCATTCCCGAAATGTAGTTGACCCTGACTTCCCTCTTCTCAGTTTATCCAGCGACCCAGATTATTCTTCAAGCAGTGAACAGTCATGTGATACAGTTATTTATGTTGGCCCCAATGGAACAGCCCTGTCTGACAAGGAACTTACAGATAATGAAGGGCCACCTGACTTTGTCCCAATTGTTCCAGTTTTGCAAAAGTCAAAAAATGAAGTGAAACTGGATGATGTTAATGAAGTGGCTCACAACAAACCAGAAAAGGATTGTCTAAAATGTAATACTTTTGCAGAACTGCAGGAAAGGTTGGATTGTATTGATGGTAGTGAGGAAACGAATAGATTCCTATTTGAAGAGCTGCCTGCTCAGTATAGCGGAGACCAATCAAACAAAGCTTTATGCCCAACCACAGAACCAAAAAGTGTAACAGAATTAAGTAAAGAAGAAATTATTTCAGAAAATGTACAATCTGACAAAGATGCCAGAGAAAATAATGTTGGGCCAGCTTATAAGATACCAAGAAATCACTCTCCAGTTCCATCTGGGAATGTAGCTAACACATCTACTCCATCTTCTCCCAGGAGTGTTACAGGTAGCTCTGGAGTGCACAGTGGAGCCTCCCAGTTAGTACAAAATACCAGCTTACAGGGAAGTCGAGAAAGCCTGAACAGTTGTGGGTTTGTAGAAGGAAAACCAAGAGCAATGGGATCACCAAGATTAGGCATTGCTAGTTTGTCTAAAACCTCAGACTACAAACCACCAAACTCTCCTTCACAGAGGTGTAAAGTATATACACAAAAAGGAGTCCTTCCTAGTTCTGCTCCTCCACAATCTGCAAATAAGGATCCCGGATCACTAATGGAATCCCTTTCACAACCAGAGATGCGGACTCCTCCTGTTGGTATGAGCCCACAAATTATGAAAAGATCAGTATCCAATTCAAGCAGCGTGTCTTCTGAATTGGTACTTCCAGAGCAGCAAAGTTGTGAGGAGTCCAAAAAGGAATTTCTTAGTAGAACAATGGTAACTGTTCAACAACCTTTGGAATTAAATGGCGAGGACGAGTTGGTTTTCACTTTAGTTGAGGAGTTAACAATAAGTGGAGTCCTTGACAATGGTCGGCCAACTAGTATCATCAGTTTTAATAGTGACTGTTCTGTGCAGGCTTTGGCTTCTGGTTCCAGACCTGTAAGCATTATTAGCAGTATAAGTGAGGATCTTGAATGCTTTTCCAACTCAGCACCAGTATCTGAAGTCAATATCACACAATTCTTACCCCTACCAAAGCCTGAACTGGAAGACAAATGTCAAGAAGGTGGAAGCAGGAGGTCTTCCATCAGCTCTTGGCTGAGTGAAATGAGCACAGGTAGTGATGGTGAACAGTCATGCCACAGCTTTATTGCTCAGACGTGCTATGGCCATGGGGAAGCACTGGCTGAGCCTCCTATTTCTGAATTTACAACTGCATTGCAGAATATTAGTGTAATGTGTACAAACAACAGACAGAAGCCAGAAATGGACACAGTGCTCATTCAGTCAGAAATGGTTGAGGCAGTTCAGAAGAATGTACCCCCTATAAATAACTGCAATATTTCAGCAGTAGGGAAAACCACAGTCACAATATCAAATACCTCAGGTTTGAATGGCTGTGAAAACTACATTCCAATGAAAACAAACATTACAGTTTATCCCTGCATTGCAGTGAGTCCTTTTATAGCTCAGGAGAGTAATGAATGCCTGCCAGGATTAAATCTGCCTGGAAAAGTGTCGCAGTCTGTAGAAAACAATTCTGGAGACTGTAAAATGGAACCTATATTTGATGATCCTTGGTTAAAACGTGAAGATGATACCAAAAGGGAGAAGAATGATTCAATTGATGGACTGACCGTGACTGACCGTGACTTGTATAGAAAGCAAAGTATGACAGACAGATTAAGCAATAGCAGTGGAGAGGGCAGCATCTCGCCACTCTCTGAGAACCTTAAGAGAGTTGTAGATGGGTGTGAAATGGCACTGACCACACAGGGTCTAGCTCATATAAGTGATTACTCACAAAGAGGCAGCCTTCCTAGAGTTTTAGAAAGATTATGTAAGCAGGACGAGCAGGATATCATGAGTTATGACTATGAGAATAACACTGCTGTGTCTGTCAACCCACTCCAAATATCTAGATCTACTTTAGAGAGAAGAGTTTCATCTCCTAAACATTGCATTCTTACTCGACCCAAAGGCACCCCTCCTCTTCCACCAGTAAGGAAATCAAGTCTAGATCATAAAAATAGAGCAAGCCCTCAGCACACTGTAAGCAGTCCTTCAAAATACTCTTTATCTTCCTTGCCCAGTCTTCCAGATGAACTTAACAGCAAATTGACAGGATTTAGTATGGACACCAGAAGCAACAGTAGTAGCAAGTTATTCAGTGCCAAACTAGAACAGTTAGCTAGCAGAACAAATTCTTTGGGAAGAACCAATGGAAGCCATTATGAATGTTTGTCTTTAGAACGAGCAGGAAGCCTTTCATCAGTGAGTTCAAGAATGATCCTCAGTAAGGACTGCACTTTGCCAAGGTCTGGGAGAAGCCTTAATCGAAATGTCATGTCATCTCCAACTAACACTTCTCAGTCAGCAGGAGCTTCTCCAAAAGCGAGCCCTTCAAAGATATCAGCAGTAAGCAAGCTACTTCTTGCCAGTCCTAAGGCCCGCAGCCTGTCTGCCTCTGCAACCAAAACTCTGAGCTTTTCTACAAAGTCACTTCCACAGTCTGTAGGACGAAGCTCAAGTCTTCCTCCAAATGGAAAAAATATGTCTTGGTCAACACAATCTCTTAGCAGAAATAGAGGTTCTGGGCTTGCTTCTAAGTTGCCCTTAAGAGCAGTTAATGGAAGGATTTCAGAACTACTTCAAGGAAGCACAGGAAGTCGGGGGGTGCATTCACATGGAAATTCAGATACAGATGAACGTGCAGCTCTCCATGCTGAGGAGAAGCCCACTGTACACACTTTACCTTCCCCATATAGCAAAATCACTCCTCCACGAAAGCCACATCGCTGTAGTAGTGGCCATGGTAGTGACAACAGCAGTGTACTCAGTGGTGAGTTACCACCTGCAATGGGCAAAACTGCACTTTTTTATCACAGTGGTGGCAGTAGTGGTTATGAAAGCATGATAAGAGACAGTGAAGCCACAGGAAGTGGTTCTTCTGCCCAAGACTCTATGAGTGAAAACAGTAGCTCCGTCAGCGGGAGGTGTCGAAGTCTTAAATCATCAAAAAAGCGATCAAATTCAGGTACGGTGCAATGAACTTttgtaatttctttgccaaatatGACATGACATAAGGCAAAAAGAGGCTTGGTGCACAGGTGTACACAAAGAATAGAAAACTATACACTTTACAGCTGTTGTTTTCATTAGGCCCTACAATCATAGTGGTGATAACAACTCATGGTTTAAATGTTTTTCACATATGCTCTTCACTTGGCTTATATGTGTTTCACACCTTTTCTACGTAAGTACATGCAAAACAGCAATGTCATCTAATAGGCTTGTAATGGTGCTTAGTGGTTAGAGCTGCTGCTTTGCAGCACGTGATCATTGGGTTTTCTGTTCTATCTTGTCTGAGCCTTTCGTCAGACATATAAATCTGAAGTATTCTCTAACAATTATATGCTACTGTATAGCCATGCATGAGCTTGTAGGCCCCAATGTTAATAATAATGTTTAGTTCACTTTTATAGTTGCACGCTGCATAGGAAAGAATAGTCTACTGTGTATACCAGCCTGATGTAGGATAAAAAGACACTGATTTTACAGAGATATCAGCCATTGAGTGCATCGGCAGGGATATTGGGCTAACATGTGACAATGAATATACAGTGACATTATTATCCACATACTGTATTAATTTAAGGATTATGTTACACAGGACAGAAATGGTCCTATAATACAGTCATCAGCCCTTTACCCTTTACATGAATCAGCTGCTAGGACATTATTGGTGTTGACATCACCAGGAGAGAAATTGATTGGAGGAACAGCTGGGAACCATAAAATTGTAGTTGTATGCTATATTAGTAATCAATAGCACAGAAAAAGGGTATGAGAAAATGGCCTTGGATATAATTAAGCAATAAAATTGATTGCAGTGGTTGTAAGGTACTGTACTGCGCTTGCATTATGTTACAGAAATTATAGCTAcagtaatttgtctgttataagCTGATGACTGTACTGCATAATTCCAATGAAAATCCATATTGCTTAGAACCATCCAATTTTTGGAACAGATATAAATCATACTTAATATTAAGTTGGtttcttttataaaaaatattgctcCTGTAGCTGATATTAGAGTTTCAACTGTATAAGAGAAATATTAAAACTTTGACTTGGTCTAGTGCTGTCAATcaagggcaggggggggggggtttagacgTCAGTAGGAGTCGCGTAACCTGGATATTTCTTGATTTTTAGCAATGATGAATATCTTCcttcacagtatattatagtaaatTACAATATAAGTATTTCTACTATAATAAATTACACATAAAGATTTATTTTCACATAGGTACAACATAGGTATCAAGCGCATGATATTGTAATACATTTGCACTATATTGCAGCAGATATTGTTAAAAAACATCATTGTCatgatatatacagtgctgcccataattattcatacccctggcaaattttgacttaaagttacttttatttaaccagcaagtaattttttgatgggaaatgacataggtgtctcccaaaagatattaagatgatgtacaagaggcattattgtggggagaaaaaaaaaatcagcttttatttacattttgagAAGAAAAGTGTCCagttggcataaaaaaggagaagccttcaacccaaagaacaccatccccactgtgaaacatggtggtggaaacctaatgctttgggggtgtttttcagccaatggaccagggaacctaatcacagtaaacggcaccatgaaaaaagagcaatatatgaggattctcaatgagaacatcaggcagtctgcagagaaacttggccttgggcaccagtggacatttcagcatgacaatgacccaaaacacacagcaaaagtggtgaagaaatggttcgcAGACaataacattaacgttttggagtccaacttgaatccaattgagaatctgtggagggagctaaagatcagggtgatggcaagaagaccctccaacctgaaatatttggagctcattgctaacgATGAATggccaaaaatacctgtggagacatgcaaaaagctggtctgcaattataggaagcgtttgattgctgtaatagccaataaaggcttttctattgattattgagaagggtatgaatacttttggaCTGgacattttttgctcaaatgtaaataaaagctgagaaatgttttttccacaTTAATACCTTGTTACATTGTCTTATCTTTTGTGAGCCacctacactgcctgtccaaaaaaaaagtcgccacccaaaaaaataaaaaggtcacaaactctaatattttgttggaccgcctttagctttgattatggcacgcattcgctgtggcattgtttcgataagcttctgcaatgtcacaagatctatttccatccagtgttgcattcatttttcaccaagatcttggattgatgatggtagagtccgactgctgcgcaaagccttctccagcgcaTCCCAAATATTCTCaaaggggttaaggtctggactttttggtggccaatccatgtgtaaaaatgatgtctcatgctccctgaaacactctttcacaatttgagcccgacgaatcctggcattgtcatcttggaatatgcccctgCCATCAGGGATGGAAAAATTcctttgatggaataacctggtcattcagtatgttcaagtAGTCAGCAGACCTCattttggagcacatactgttgctgaacctagacctgaccaactgcagcaacaccagatcatagcactgcccccacaggcttgtacagtaggcactaggcatgcctcacttcatctgcctctcttcttaccctgatgcgcccatcactctggaacagggtaaatatggactcatcagaccacatgaccttcttccattgctccagagtcgaatctttatgctccctagcaattgaagcccttttttctggttttcctcactgattagttttctttttacggctacacagcagttcagtcccaatcccttgagtttccttcgcattgtgcgtgtggaaatgttcTTACTTTCATATTAAACATaaccctgagttctactgttgtttttcttcgatttgatttcaccaaacgtttgagtgatcgctgatcacgatcattcaggatgttTTTCCCgacacatttcttcctcaaatacgatgggttcccactatccttccagttttgaataatgcattggacagttcttaacccaattttagtagtttctgcaatctccttagatgttttctctgcttgatgcatgccaattcttaaacagactaacatcttttccacgaccacgagatgtgtctttcgacatggttgtttaagaaatgagaagaaactcattgcaccagttggggttaaataacttgctgccagct
The genomic region above belongs to Bufo gargarizans isolate SCDJY-AF-19 chromosome 4, ASM1485885v1, whole genome shotgun sequence and contains:
- the KIF26B gene encoding kinesin-like protein KIF26B, which encodes MSSVTGNKERIPVTSRSRKYGVNEVCSPTKTSAPFSPESWYRKAYEESRAGSRPAPEGAGSIPGSSGTPSPGSGTSSPGSFSGSPGPASPGIGNSSPGSLGGSPGFGTGSPGSGSGGGSSPGSDRGVWCENCNARLVELKRQALKLLLPGPHSSKDPSITTGIHDKLQVPNTIRKSWNERDNRCDICATHLNQLKQEAIQMVTSLEQSANVEHYDAASPGSPPGHSNIPALMGPRHMGNLQPKDWVYMPNPYTTPNYPGFVPNKHGGKPNSLGLANGQEKKNGSPSHQAKVSLPVATSPNNGNIMNSVAVQAHQYLDGTWSLSRTNGVTLYPYQISQLMTETGREGLTEAALNRYNADKPSIYSFPATHTTYVASEASTGTSVAASFFARAAQKLNLSSKKKKQRTTPSLVSEPPLFSTSFCGILQTSPPPAPPCLLRAVNKVKDTPGLGKVKVMVRICSTLVGESTDSSSFLKADPRKKQITLYDPLSCGGQNVFQKRGTQIPPKMFAFDAVFPQDASQAEVCAGTVAEVIQSVVNGADGCVFCFGHSKLGKSYTMIGKDDSMQNLGIIPCAISWLFKLINERKEKTGARFSVRVSAVEVWGKEENLRDLLSEVATGSLQDGQSPGVYLCEDPICGMQLQNQSELRAPTAEKAAFFLDAAIASRKCSQRDCDEDDHRNSHMLFTLHIYQYRMEKSGKGGMSGGRSRLHLIDLGSCVKVQSKNRDSSSGLCLSLSALGNVILALVNGSKHIPYKESKLTMLLRESLGNMNCRTTMIAHISAAAGNYAETLSTVQIASRVLRMKKKKTKYTSSSSGGESSCEEGRMRRPTQLRPFHSRNVVDPDFPLLSLSSDPDYSSSSEQSCDTVIYVGPNGTALSDKELTDNEGPPDFVPIVPVLQKSKNEVKLDDVNEVAHNKPEKDCLKCNTFAELQERLDCIDGSEETNRFLFEELPAQYSGDQSNKALCPTTEPKSVTELSKEEIISENVQSDKDARENNVGPAYKIPRNHSPVPSGNVANTSTPSSPRSVTGSSGVHSGASQLVQNTSLQGSRESLNSCGFVEGKPRAMGSPRLGIASLSKTSDYKPPNSPSQRCKVYTQKGVLPSSAPPQSANKDPGSLMESLSQPEMRTPPVGMSPQIMKRSVSNSSSVSSELVLPEQQSCEESKKEFLSRTMVTVQQPLELNGEDELVFTLVEELTISGVLDNGRPTSIISFNSDCSVQALASGSRPVSIISSISEDLECFSNSAPVSEVNITQFLPLPKPELEDKCQEGGSRRSSISSWLSEMSTGSDGEQSCHSFIAQTCYGHGEALAEPPISEFTTALQNISVMCTNNRQKPEMDTVLIQSEMVEAVQKNVPPINNCNISAVGKTTVTISNTSGLNGCENYIPMKTNITVYPCIAVSPFIAQESNECLPGLNLPGKVSQSVENNSGDCKMEPIFDDPWLKREDDTKREKNDSIDGLTVTDRDLYRKQSMTDRLSNSSGEGSISPLSENLKRVVDGCEMALTTQGLAHISDYSQRGSLPRVLERLCKQDEQDIMSYDYENNTAVSVNPLQISRSTLERRVSSPKHCILTRPKGTPPLPPVRKSSLDHKNRASPQHTVSSPSKYSLSSLPSLPDELNSKLTGFSMDTRSNSSSKLFSAKLEQLASRTNSLGRTNGSHYECLSLERAGSLSSVSSRMILSKDCTLPRSGRSLNRNVMSSPTNTSQSAGASPKASPSKISAVSKLLLASPKARSLSASATKTLSFSTKSLPQSVGRSSSLPPNGKNMSWSTQSLSRNRGSGLASKLPLRAVNGRISELLQGSTGSRGVHSHGNSDTDERAALHAEEKPTVHTLPSPYSKITPPRKPHRCSSGHGSDNSSVLSGELPPAMGKTALFYHSGGSSGYESMIRDSEATGSGSSAQDSMSENSSSVSGRCRSLKSSKKRSNSGSQRRRLIPALSLDATSPVRKPANSPGVRWVDGPLRNGQRGLGEPFEIKVYEIDDVERLQRRRSEDCKTVSRFSSKLKILEHRQQRIAEVKAKYEWLMKELEITKQYLMLDPNKWLSEFDLEQTYEVDSLEYLEALECVTERLENRVNFCKAHLMMITCFDITSRRR